One window of the Leptospira koniambonensis genome contains the following:
- the casB gene encoding type I-E CRISPR-associated protein Cse2/CasB: MKLFDPSSPSAEIILRWWGDLQNNPGERATLSRCSDPSETVFYPASHRLLTELYKIKYDAYRLSRDKVCAIAGILSHVKTNNTIPFASQLSYKKSGSDQSLISDLRFRRILQYKNLSEDDQFFQKMIRVIKHLDGNANILDLFSSLYFWGDSVKKRWAYDYYGTGISTKSENDITDQGKNQ, encoded by the coding sequence ATGAAGCTATTTGATCCAAGCTCTCCAAGCGCAGAGATTATTCTTCGTTGGTGGGGTGACTTACAAAATAACCCTGGAGAAAGAGCGACTTTAAGTAGATGTTCCGATCCTTCCGAAACCGTTTTTTATCCGGCAAGTCATAGACTACTAACAGAGTTATATAAAATTAAATACGACGCATATCGGCTTTCTCGAGACAAAGTCTGTGCCATTGCAGGAATTTTGTCCCACGTAAAGACAAATAATACAATCCCATTTGCTTCCCAATTATCCTATAAAAAATCGGGGAGTGATCAATCATTGATTAGCGATCTTCGGTTTCGAAGAATTCTACAATACAAAAATCTCTCGGAAGATGATCAATTCTTTCAGAAAATGATCAGAGTTATTAAACATCTGGATGGAAATGCGAACATCCTCGATTTGTTTTCCTCTCTCTATTTTTGGGGGGACTCAGTTAAGAAAAGATGGGCCTACGATTATTACGGAACTGGAATTTCTACTAAAAGTGAAAATGATATAACCGACCAAGGAAAAAACCAATGA